One part of the Mariniblastus fucicola genome encodes these proteins:
- the gdhA gene encoding NADP-specific glutamate dehydrogenase: MAKCTDVDCFMAGLEKRNPGQPEFHQAVKEFVSTVMPFVLDHPDYLQHQILERMSEPDRIITFRVTWRDDHGNIRVNRAWRVQFNNSIGPYKGGLRFHPTVTLSVLKFLGFEQTLKNSLTGLPMGGAKGGANFNPKGKSDNEVMSFCQSMMIELFRHIGPDKDVPAGDIGVGAREISYLYGQYKRLQNQFHGVLTGKGLSFGGSLIRTEATGYGCVYFCQEMLNHRDDSLDGKDVVISGSGNVATYAAEKATELGAKVLTLSDSSGFIHDPDGITPEKLEFVKQLKEVRRGRISEYADEFSSASFHEGKKPWSVDCDVAIPCATQNEISLDDAKNLTDNNVQVVCEGANMPTEFDAMHHLMKAGVMFGPAKAANAGGVAVSGLEQSQNALRMSWSRAEVDEKLLGIMKDIHEKCVKHGSTGELPKDNIDYVTGANVAGFIKVADTMVAYGAV, from the coding sequence ATGGCAAAATGCACAGATGTGGACTGCTTCATGGCGGGCTTGGAGAAACGAAATCCGGGGCAACCTGAATTTCATCAAGCCGTCAAAGAATTTGTTTCTACAGTTATGCCGTTCGTGCTCGATCATCCGGACTACTTGCAGCATCAAATTCTCGAACGGATGAGCGAGCCCGATCGAATCATCACTTTTCGAGTCACGTGGCGAGACGACCATGGGAACATCCGGGTCAATCGGGCGTGGCGCGTTCAGTTCAACAATTCCATCGGGCCCTACAAAGGCGGCTTGCGCTTTCACCCTACCGTAACGCTGAGTGTGCTGAAGTTTTTGGGTTTCGAGCAGACGTTGAAAAATAGCCTGACCGGATTGCCGATGGGCGGCGCGAAAGGTGGAGCGAACTTCAACCCGAAAGGCAAAAGTGACAACGAAGTCATGAGCTTCTGTCAGTCGATGATGATCGAACTGTTTCGTCACATCGGTCCCGACAAAGACGTGCCGGCAGGAGACATTGGCGTCGGGGCTCGGGAAATCAGCTATCTGTACGGACAGTACAAACGACTTCAAAACCAGTTCCACGGCGTGCTGACAGGCAAGGGGCTCTCCTTCGGCGGCAGCCTGATTCGCACCGAAGCAACCGGATATGGATGCGTATACTTCTGCCAGGAAATGCTCAACCATCGCGACGACAGCCTGGACGGAAAGGACGTTGTTATCTCGGGCTCCGGGAACGTGGCAACCTACGCGGCTGAAAAAGCGACAGAGCTTGGTGCGAAAGTCCTTACGCTTTCTGATTCGTCCGGATTCATTCACGACCCCGACGGTATCACGCCCGAGAAACTGGAATTCGTCAAACAGCTCAAAGAGGTGCGGCGAGGCAGAATCTCAGAGTACGCAGACGAGTTCTCATCGGCCTCGTTTCACGAAGGCAAGAAGCCCTGGTCGGTTGACTGCGATGTTGCCATTCCGTGTGCCACGCAGAACGAAATCAGCCTGGACGACGCGAAGAACCTGACCGACAACAACGTGCAAGTTGTCTGCGAAGGCGCGAACATGCCAACCGAGTTCGACGCCATGCATCACTTGATGAAAGCCGGCGTCATGTTCGGTCCGGCGAAGGCTGCGAACGCAGGAGGAGTCGCTGTTTCCGGGCTGGAGCAGAGCCAGAACGCGTTGCGGATGTCGTGGTCTCGCGCCGAGGTCGACGAGAAATTGCTGGGGATCATGAAAGACATTCACGAAAAATGTGTCAAGCATGGATCCACCGGCGAGCTGCCCAAAGACAATATTGACTACGTGACGGGCGCGAACGTTGCCGGGTTTATCAAGGTCGCTGATACGATGGTGGCGTATGGTGCCGTGTAG
- a CDS encoding D-2-hydroxyacid dehydrogenase — MNIVVLDGRALEPELQNWSPIENAIPGANFSWYPTTDADDVVSRSADAEILVINKIKLGEAQFSQLPNLKLIAVSATGYDVVDLAAAAKHGVTVCNVPIYSTQSVAQHVFAMLLEVLHRPYEHDQAIRRGDWQAAGQFTFWLSPLTELAGKKFGVVGFGRIGQATAKLAQAFGMQIVISSRTKKEVAGFESATWCDIDELFQTSDVVSLHCPQTDSNRGFVNQKLLSQMKPTAVLVNTARGGLIDEAELAQCLNDGLLAAACLDVATSEPINPDNPLLTAKNCLLMPHIAWTTVEARSRLMNYVAENIQAFVSGNPINVL; from the coding sequence ATGAACATTGTCGTGCTCGACGGGAGAGCTCTCGAACCCGAACTACAGAACTGGTCGCCGATTGAAAACGCGATCCCGGGAGCCAATTTTTCCTGGTATCCGACGACGGACGCGGATGACGTCGTGTCGCGATCTGCCGATGCGGAAATTCTCGTGATCAACAAAATCAAGCTTGGCGAGGCCCAGTTTTCCCAGTTGCCGAACCTGAAACTGATCGCCGTGTCTGCGACGGGCTATGACGTTGTCGACCTTGCCGCGGCGGCCAAACATGGCGTCACGGTTTGCAACGTCCCGATCTACAGCACGCAGTCGGTGGCTCAGCATGTGTTTGCGATGCTGCTGGAAGTTTTACACCGACCGTACGAGCACGATCAGGCGATCCGCCGCGGAGACTGGCAAGCCGCCGGTCAATTTACGTTTTGGCTGTCGCCGCTGACGGAATTGGCGGGCAAAAAGTTTGGCGTCGTCGGTTTCGGCCGAATCGGTCAAGCAACCGCGAAACTGGCTCAGGCGTTCGGCATGCAAATTGTGATCAGTAGCCGGACAAAAAAAGAAGTCGCTGGTTTTGAGTCTGCCACATGGTGCGACATCGACGAACTTTTTCAAACCAGTGACGTTGTCAGTCTTCATTGCCCGCAAACGGATTCCAATCGCGGATTTGTAAACCAGAAGTTACTTTCTCAAATGAAGCCGACCGCGGTTTTGGTCAACACGGCTCGGGGTGGGCTGATTGACGAAGCGGAACTGGCTCAATGCCTTAACGATGGCTTGCTCGCAGCGGCCTGCCTGGACGTGGCGACATCCGAGCCCATCAATCCCGACAATCCTCTGCTAACGGCCAAGAACTGTTTGCTCATGCCGCACATCGCGTGGACGACGGTTGAGGCCCGCTCGCGATTGATGAACTATGTTGCCGAAAACATTCAGGCTTTCGTTTCTGGCAACCCGATCAACGTGTTGTAG